In Lodderomyces elongisporus chromosome 2, complete sequence, the following proteins share a genomic window:
- the SEC13 gene encoding GTPase-activating protein S13 produces MVTIGNAHEDLIHDAVLDYYGKRLATCSSDKTIKIYDIEGTENYKLTATLTGHEGPIWQVAWAHPKFGSILASCSYDGKVLIWKEQQDTQQWSIIAEHTIHQASVNSVSWAPHELGAVLLCTSSDGKVSVVDFNDDGTTSHVIFDAHAIGVNSASWAPFTAASSTSSKDANTLKQHRRFVTCGSDNLVKIWKYDTASETYAEEAKLEGHTDWVRDVAWSPSNLVRPYIATASQDCTVLIWTQDKDGKWQSQPLTEEKFPDVCWRCSWSLSGNILAVSGGDNKVTLWKENLQGKWESAGEVEQ; encoded by the coding sequence ATGGTAACAATTGGAAACGCACACGAGGACCTTATTCACGATGCCGTGCTAGACTATTATGGTAAACGATTAGCAACATGTTCATCAGACAAAACCATCAAAATCTACGACATTGAAGGCACGGAAAATTACAAGTTAACTGCTACATTGACTGGCCACGAAGGACCAATTTGGCAAGTGGCATGGGCACACCCAAAGTTTGGCTCCATCTTGGCCTCTTGCTCCTATGATGGAAAAGTCTTGATTTGGAAAGAGCAACAAGATACACAACAATGGTCGATTATCGCTGAGCACACAATTCATCAAGCTAGTGTTAACTCAGTGAGTTGGGCTCCACACGAATTGGGAGCGGTGCTATTATGTACTTCATCTGACGGTAAAGTTTCAGTAGTGGATTTCAACGACGATGGTACAACCTCACATGTGATCTTTGACGCACACGCCATTGGTGTAAATTCTGCTTCATGGGCTCCATTTACAGCTGCATCATCAACCTCGTCGAAAGATGCAAATACATTGAAACAACACCGCAGGTTTGTCACATGTGGTTCCGACAATTTGGTGAAGATTTGGAAATATGATACAGCTCTGGAAACATACGCCGAAGAGGCTAAGTTGGAGGGCCATACCGATTGGGTGCGAGACGTTGCATGGTCGCCATCCAACCTCGTGCGTCCGTATATCGCTACAGCATCACAGGATTGCACCGTTTTGATCTGGACCCAAGATAAAGACGGTAAATGGCAAAGTCAGCCATTGACTGAGGAAAAATTTCCTGATGTATGCTGGAGATGTTCGTGGTCTTTGAGTGGAAACATTTTGGCTGTTTCAGGTGGCGATAATAAGGTTACTTTATGGAAGGAGAATTTGCAAGGAAAATGGGAATCGGCTGGAGAAGTAGAGCAATAG
- the MRPL33 gene encoding 39S ribosomal protein L33, mitochondrial, with amino-acid sequence MSSLNPAAKTLYYRITQHRSSIGVPVKTRAVLQAFGLKRRNQVVYAKVSPSSASSLTKIKELVKVELSEEKKTKEEVNQERKFAKGFEVIKNGTSKVYD; translated from the coding sequence ATGTCGTCGCTTAACCCTGCTGCAAAGACGCTATATTACAGGATTACACAACATCGCTCAAGCATAGGTGTGCCCGTGAAAACACGAGCGGTGCTCCAAGCTTTTGGCCTCAAGCGAAGAAATCAGGTGGTGTATGCAAAAGTGTCACCATCATCTGCTAGTTCTTTAACAAAGATCAAGGAATTGGTTAAAGTAGAGCTTTCAGaggagaaaaagacaaaagaggAGGTAAATCAAGAAAGGAAGTTTGCTAAAGGATTCGAAGTGATCAAAAATGGGACACTGAAGGTGTACGATTAA